DNA sequence from the Lycium barbarum isolate Lr01 chromosome 5, ASM1917538v2, whole genome shotgun sequence genome:
AATACACTGTAAAATCCAGCATTTCTTTTGGATTTTGTGGGCACTGTGAGGCTGTGACTGTTGCTATGATCATGTTTTGATCTTTTGTGGTACCCTCTTGGTACAATTAATAAAACCCCTTACTTAATcaaagaaccaaaaaaaaaatactaacatCAAACATGGACAAAAGTTATAAGTAACAACAAAATCTCAAAGGATTTTGAAGGAAAAGACTTCAGAATTTAATTGACTTACTCTGGGCATGTATTAAGCAAGAGCTCTACAGATTCATCCAATGGACGTCCAAGcttcttctcttccgcctcctcAAGTTCCTTCAGCCATAGAATTGCATGAACTCTCTGCCTCATGATCCTGCTAAGCGCTCAACTGTATACAACTCTGGGTTATCCTTATGCTTCTTGTACATTTGTGTCTTCTCTGAATCCTTCAAATAAGACCCCCTTGCACCTAGCTCCTTACCTGCTCCAATAACACCAAACTTTGATAATCCATCATAGTTGGGAAGGATACTACCACTTCACACCCTTATTTCTTCATCGAATTCTTAGTGTTGTACCCGAAACAATTCCAAATAACCAACAAGTTACTTTCTCCCTATCCCATTTACATGCTAGTGAAAAGAAATTCCTTATACTACAAAGACTACACCAATATATACTAACACTTTTTAAGTTTGGTTTGTAATATTACGACATGTGATGTTTCTCCAaaagttaaaattttattttcaaaaaacttCAATTTAgcccaaaaataaaaattaaacaaTCTAAACCTTATATATTGAAGATTGAACCACATAATGAATTTTGGGAACAAAGCATGTACTATACATTATCTCTAATAAATCTAGACCATACATGCTTAGGGAATAATCAAAATTCTGATTCATAACTACAAAGCTTCACATCTTATATAGTTTCTAAGTATGCAAACTTCgcacccgtttggccatgagaatgattcattttttttccggaataatttttcactttatcTCGAAATCAATGTTAGGTTATAAATTTCCAAATCCAACTTAAGAGTTGGATTCCAAATTTGGGAAAGTTCTCCAAACCTGTTTTCCAacttcataaatttcaaataaagtgaaaaatctATAAAGTATAAATCTATAAATTCTAATCAGTTTGTGCACTATATACCTTACTCAAACCAACATTATAGTTTCTAATTAAACCGACAAACAATCAAATTCCACAAAAGAAAAGCATTACAAAAAACAAGACcggaaattttaaaaaatatacagcccaacataaaatattacgctacgtagcccaatatacaatattatacaacattatacctaGGGAAAAGCATTATACGCgatgtataaaaggtgtttatacacataTTGGCTAACTCGGGTAACAAACTAAAAATTAGGGGTATGTGGCGTAAGTATTTTCTCCCAGTAGACATAGAGCATAATTTTTCCCCAACTCACCAGATGGGTCGGATCGTGCATTGGCGTCCGACCCACAACTTATCCATTAAAATGCTCCTTCATTGACCCGAATTACAACTGAAGTGTCACGCCCTTAGttttcaactaagcgcacgtgcggcacttgacaactcgctcacgttcttgcacaacttgctcacgatcttgctatgccaagtcagcctagtttactacactcaagatcgctaagggaacAGTAATTGAGAAtgacaagagaaatttgctagaaggaagctttttaCTATAGAAGACTTAATTGATTTTGCTTGATGGTTTTTACAAATGTATgcccctctatttatactactcacctacgGGCTAATGGATAAATAATAATTGTTACACAAGTCCCTCTATATTTACAAGTATGTCCCCTCTCTAGAATTCTCTACATGCCTAGAATATTCTAAGGCTTCTCAAGAAAGTCTTCCTAAATATTTTATAAGAATCTAGAGTCTCTCCAAGAAAACTCTCCATGGCTCTAGAATCTTCCCATAAATGCTAGCATCTTTgccatgtaagcatccacatgtctaaaatatgtGCTTATGTGGCAAGATGACTTGGAAGGTCATCACAGAAGGCTATGTAATTTTGGTTAATATATTACTATTGCTCCCTCAATTAATTGAAAGTGTAATTTTGATCTATTTTCTTAGGTATATTCACAAAGTTACAATCATTACCAATTGTTTTACCGCTCAGCTGCCTATGTGGTATAATTTGAAAATAATATAATCCCAAGAATTGTTCAAATATAACATATTTCCTCTATAAAGTGACTAAAAATACACattttgattaattaaaaattaaatatgcTTCTACAAAGATCGtaagaattaaaattagctatctatatataataggagAGGCAAAAGAATATTTGGATGACAAGTGTCATCACCACAAAAATcagaatttaaaaataaaataaaaattgtaaattctaaaaaaaaaactgcaaatcCGCAAAACAGATAACTGcattaaataaatttaaaaaaaaatccaagtttGTAATCAAGAAAAAAGTTTTTgaaaaaaacttattttgaatttttttgggacatccgataatcaggaaaaaaaattaaaaaaaaacctattttgaatttttttggacTCTTCAAGTAAAAAACTTCTAGGATTTGtctctctttttcttcttcatcaATCATAATTTCCCTGTAAATGTTCTCAAAAGATTCAAATTTGTTATCTCGTTAATATTTGTTGTTGAATTTCGTTTGTTTCATTGATGTAGGCTTTGGAGGTTCATTTAACTTATTCGAAGATGTCAGATTTAAACATATTAAAAAAGATTCATATTATGAGTATTCTATTTTATCCCTATTTTTTGGGAATGAGAATAGAGAGGCATTTTCATCAGTTAACTCAAGATCCGCCAATTTGAAATTTTCATTGTGGTTGGTAAAGTTTGCTTCTTAATTGCTCAGTGTTTTACTCAAAAAGGCACAAATCAAAACGAGTTTCACGGGCAAGGGAAGAGATACAACCAAGAAATACTTTCACAACGGATAATAGCCAAAACGAgtttcaggtatgccaaaatcagTAAAATAGCCAGGAAGATATATGCATTTTAAGTAAACTAAACCACCTTCTTTTGAGCTAGCTGAAAATTTCCAAATAAATTTTTTTATCACTAAAGTTTTAGGCACTACATCGCAGcaactttaatttttaattttcgtTTCATTATATTTTTTCATTCTCAATTCTGTTACTCCAGGATATTGCTGAAATACTTCGTCTTAGTGTTCTAATGGCTATGAAATTAGCATTTGGTAGTTTGAAATATTCAGTCTATGAAACGATGGATACAACAATTAATGATGTTGTGTTCTTTCAAAGTGTAGAATTCTCAGTATTGCTTTGCAGCGATGAGTTTGTCCGCAAACTTAATTAGGATTGGAGAGGTGAAGACAACCCTACTGATGTCCTTTCAATGTCTCAACATGTACCTCAACTTGAGCGTccaatctatctatctatctatatataataggagAGGCAAAAGCCTATTATGATGACACGTGTCATCACAAAAAAAAATCCAACttgaaaatacaaaaaaaaaaagtaaaaaaaaaaaactgcaaattCCCAAGGAATATGAAAGCTAACTGAGTAACCAACTGAATGGGGCAGTTTTAATCACGTATTAGCAGTTTACATCTACTCTTGGTTTCGCTCATCTGAAAACAACTTTAAATGTGCTTATTAGCAAATCGTTGATTTCTTCGGTACGTTTATAGTTGAAAAAGGTTCCTTTGGCTTTCTTATTTCCTCGAGGTTTTCAATATGTTCAGTTGTTCATTGCGTCTTCTGCTGTTCAACTTGGTTGTTTTAAGTCTCTTTCGTTTGATAGTGGTTGTTTGATTTTTCGTGATTTCACTTAGTCATATTAACAACTCCCTTTAGCCTCGGGGCAAGGTATCATATTTCATTTCAGCTAACGCCTAGGTGAAAGCCCCTATTTTTTTCTCTAGATTATATCAAGTGGACTAATTAAAAACTGCATTGCTGCTTCGAATTTTTTCTGCGATGAGTTCTGTGTTTCGCTTGGTCAGTTTTTCGGATCGTGATCTGTGATTGTCGTTCGTAAGTATCTTCTGCATCCCTTGATTTAATTAACTGTTTATACTTCAATTATCAGTTTGATTGAATTTAAAAAGGAATTCAAAGCGGTTGAACATATCCTTTTTTCCGGTGAGTGTCGTTTGTAAGAATCTTCTGCATTAGTTGATTTAATTGACTGTTTACACTTCAATTATCAGTTTGATTGGGTTTAAAGTAGTTGTAACTGCTGTATTGTTGTTTTAGGTTGGACAATTGTGTTTCGCAATATCTATAAGTGCTACAGCATTGATCAGTTTCAAATGTGCTTATTAACAAATCGTTTATTTCTTCAGTACTGTTTATAGTTGGAAATGGTTCCTTTTGCTTTCTTATTTCCTCGAGGTTTTCAATTTGTTCAGTTGTTCGTTGCGTCTTCTATTCAACTTGGCTGCTTTTAAGTCTCTTTTGTTTGATAGTGGTTGTTTGATTATCCGTGATTTCGCTTTGTCATATTAATAACTACTTTTAACCTCGAGGCAAGGTGTCATATTTCATTTCAGCTAACGCCTAGATGAAAGCCCCTATTCGATTCTCTAGATTATATCAAGTGGACTAattaaaaaattagaaaaagagAACTAGATAAGTGGAAACCATTCTTGTGTTGTGAGATCAAATAATCAATGCTGAAATAGTAGTTCTTCTTCCTTATCCAGTCTTTAACTTGGAGATTAGCCCATCAAACTGAATAGGTGTTTTTTTCCTATTTTTATTCGAGTTTAATTTTATGTCCTGATAAGGCAAGAAAAAATTATAAAATCAAATtacttaaaatataattattgaTTGAAGACTTAAATTGTGAGTAAGTTATGCAATGTTTTTGGACATTCCATCTGATTTTCAACTTATCGGCTTTGAAAGTTAGATGTTACTGACATTTTTAGGGTAAGATTTTGTTTCCCTATTTTACTATCTAGATGCGTCAGCTTTGCTCAGCTTCAAATGGGTTTCTTTGCAAGTTCATTGATCTATGAACATGTAATATCTGATAGAATTTTTTTGGTTCTTTTTTCCCCAGGACCTCAAGAATTCATCTGAGAGGTTTAATAGGGTGAAAAGTCAACGTCACAGCTGCCTCAACACGAGCTAAGGTATTAGTGAAAGTTTTATCAAAAGAAATTCAAAATACAGCAACTAGGTTCAGGGGGTGATGTGCCACAAAGCAGTGAGTTCAGCTCTTTCTCAGTAGCACGGAGGGTAAATTCTTCTCAAACCATTGCAATGGATGATGACATGGAAGGAGGGAACTTGGGCCCTTACCAGGATAGGCCAAGGACATTTCCTAGCATGAAAAGTAAAGCTTATACACCATGGGGAAGTTACATTATTTAGGTGCACTTCATGTTTGATCTAGCTCCAAGATTTTGGGTTTCCAATTTGACCCATTAGTTCATGTATTCTGATCAAGTCTAACCATTTCATACCTCTGACTTTCCCTTGCCTTCCCTGTGATTCTTTAATAAAACAATACTTAATATGCTTCCAATGAAAGCCTAAACTGGAAATATGTTAAAATTTTGGGTAGTTTCAAGTTGTTTGTACCTAATGTTAACCACAGTTGTGATCTTAGTATATGTGATCTCTTTTTGACACTGCTTGATTGGTCTTTTTAAGTTTGATTAATCATATTCTCCTCTGACTGAGCAGTAATAATTTTGAGCTCGTTTTTTCAGTTTGTGGACACTACTAATGCCGAAAGAGATATGAACATTGCTAAAAGAGTCTTTTGCATGCAGTCTATGAGAGTTGTACATTCTCTTTTCTTAGCTGGGAGTTTCACTCTTTTGTGATACTAATCTGTTGACAAAATTAATACTACAAGTTATGATTATTGGAGTTATGATGAACACATCTCCTTCGAGTAGCTATCTACTTGGGTTTCTGCTATGTTGTTGTGAAATATAGCGTTTAGTTTCTTCTCTACACTGTAGGAAGCATCCAATCAAAACAAGGAGCCCCGAAGCCGTATTTTCGCCAGTAAGGGGAAAATAACTGTGTTCTTGATAATGATGACATTGTATCTTAAAGGAAAGAAACAACGTATGGAAATGCAAGAGCGAATAATTCTATGCATTTTGTAGTAGTTATAACAGTTACTGCTACAGTAGAGATCTCTCTTAACTGCCTTCTTGCAGATGCAATAATCAAAAGAATTCTGTTTTTCTATTTGCAGTTAATACATGAGGTTTTCCAGCATATAGAGAACGGTGCTTGTGAATATGGTAAAATCAAAGATGATGTAGTGCCTCATAAAGCTCCATTTGTGAGGTATTTTAACAATAAATGAAAATGAAGCACTTTACATATTATGTTTCCTGACCAGTCTTGAGTCCAAAATTCAAACCTGGATATTATTCAAGTCAATGTGAGCACGAAGTACGATTAATTCTTAATTATATGCATGTATTTTGGATGGAATTAGTATTTTGATTATGTTGTATAAGGTTAATGAGATCTTATCCTTAAATATATACAAGAGGATTTGGGTTTCTAATTGAAGATTTATATATGGCAaactttttcttctcttttcttttttctcaattttcctttttactCCTGAAAGATTAACTGACAGTAGAAATATCACTTCCTCCTCTCATAAAGATAAACACCATATAACAAGGAATTTTGATACAGATAATCGTTATAGTAATGGAGCCTAAAAGGCAAAAGAAAAATATGCAAGCTCCTTCATGATATGGTTTACTATGGCATGGCTATAGATCAACTCAGTTTGAACTATAAAAATTCCTATTCTAATGGATATATATTAATTGTGAGATATATTATTGTTTATTTTTAATGACTGATTtaattgatattgttattttgaGCTGAAAAGAGCAAGAAGAATGAAGGAGAGAATTATGTTGGAAATCCACACATTATGTATTTAAGTTTAAGTCCTTATTTCGGAAAGGAAATATCATCTTGCAGATGCTTTATTGAGATTTTGCTTCGGAAATTATTTTTGAATAATGTTATATTTTTATGTTGTTTGTATCACAGGCTATATTCTTTTAATCTCAACTCTTTTCTTCATTGCATTAAGAAATGAGATGTAGTCGAGATTTAATTAAATTAACGTGATGTAATGTGCTCAAATAAGCAAAATCATAATTTGATAAGCTTAATATTTTATGATCTTAATTATTTGCGCATTGTGCATGTTCTaatactatttatactaaaaTGAGAGCAATGGGTAAAAACATGAAGCGAAGCACAAGGTGAGTAAAAAGTTATAGGTTAATGTAACAATGTGTATTCCAATAAGACATCAAAACTATTCTTGATTAAAATTTATATtgaccgcgcatcgcgcgggtactaaTACTAGTAATTTATTAATAACTGAGGGACCAAAAATATTATTACCTCTATAATTTtcctttctattttctttttcgaCATGCTTGTAATCGTTCAGGCTTAATTTCATGGAAGATTATTTAGCTCTAGTTTTATTGGACCCAATACTTTTGTAACGAAAAAGTCCACTTCATTTTATCTAAATATCATGAAAATcattttaaattatattttataacaaAAAATCCAACCAACTTATTTAAATATCACACAAAGTTACTTGGAAGGAACAAAAAAATATGTTTTCTATGATATTTGGACAAAattaagcaattttttttttgtgacaattttttaaatatttggtgATTATAATTCAATAAAGTAAAATTTGAGTCACCATTTGTGAAATTTCCTCAATCATATTGCTAGCCACATATTTAgactttttttttcccttctcaAGTGCATTCTAACTCTTGGTCTTTCATTTTGACATTAGATTTGTTTTTGATTTTGTCATGATGATGAACAAAGAGAAGTGACGTCTTTGTTTTGATAAACGAAGAACCAACACCATAGATAGCATGCCCCACTTTTATTTTATACTAATCAAATTTAAGTAGAAATAACAAATTCTTAGCACTCATTTCACGTTTCCCAAAAACTTATCCATTGTTGTAATATTTTGACTGAAAGCTCATAGTAGCAAAGCTATGATCAATTAATAGAGCATTCTTTTCAATTTTGACAAAAACAAGAGTTATTTTTTCTAGAAGGATTCAACATGATATGTATTTTTTAAAGATACTTGGTGCAAAATGCAGTTTGTTCTCCTTTCGTTTTTGTTTGGTTGGAATCTAACTTTCGTATAATATTGATTCTAGATAAGCAGTACCTAATAAGTTGATTTTTAAACTTGAAGTAGTTTCACCAATAAAAGTCTTGGAAATATTAAATTAGACTTATTTTTTGAATGTGGTTCTATTTTTAGTCAGAACATTCTATAAGTACTAATACACATACATTTCAATGAAACAATAAAACGAAAAAACGGATTTTTCTTACAAATATATTGATAAACATACCATTATGTACATTAAAGTAATTCTAACTCTATACACAATGTACCTTCCTTAACATATGAAAATTTGTCCTAACAGCACATAGGTGAACTGTTTATTTTGTGTGGACAAAATTTTGGTTTGTCTTAAAGGTGATAAGAGAACTACTTTTTGCACCTTGATATTATGAGAGAATATTAAAAAGTTCATTAAAATCTTGCATCTTTTATTCCTAAAAAGGTGGCTTTTCAAATAAGTTAATCTTGAATTGTCTACTAGTCCAAACTGCAAAGCTCATTTTTTAAACCAtgcctctttttttctttttagagaTTTTTTTGGCCTAAGACGGATTTAATAGGAGAAATATGGTCAGTAAAGATTTATATAGCCGACTTCAACTTGTTTGGAACTAAGACATATTTATTGTCGTTGTAGAAAAACTCTTTATATGATTTTAGATACAATTTTAATAGCAAAGACAGCCAAAGACAATGAGCACATCAACTGTAAAATCATGTAATAATATATGAATCTAGAAGGCTTGTTTTTGGTCCCCAGTGCACATGGATCTCAACAACTTGAGCAACATTCTTGCCTTATTTTTGGTCCTTTCAGTACACTGGCTTTGTAGGAGTAACAACAATTTAGTCAAAACCCCACAACAAATAGCTTCTTCTCTAGCATCCATTAAATCTTGACACAAAATGATTAAACAATTCACTGCACTTTCACTTGCTTCATTATCTGATGAAACTCTAAATACCATCTTCACAATTTCACTAACACCATTTGGGTGGTTCAAAACTTCCTCTTTTGCACTTTGTACGACTAACAATGTCTCAATTGTTTTCATTGCCATTATTGGTGCTAAAAAGCTTCTATATAATAGGCACTTTGGAGTATTCATAATGTATGTTATGAGTGCCTTAACTGCACTTTCCTTCACTATAACTTCACGATTCTGATCGAGAGAAGATAATGCATAAAGAGCTCTGATTGATTCTTCAGAACCATCTAGTTTGTTCTCAATAAGATGAAGAAGTTCTTGAATCAGAATTTTGGATTTACCCAACATGGATAAAAGTTCTTTTAACTGCAATGATGATGAAATTGTCAATATGAAATGACACAAGCTTTTCTTGATGAAAAAAGTACCTTtcttgaacaaaatcaagaagtttGTAAACTTGGATTCATCTTCTTTGAGCATGTTGAGAGTTCCCAAGTCACTAAATGGTAACAATTTCAGTCCACAACTTAGTGCTTTCTCCACAAACATGAGATTATCTTCAAAATTTGAACTTTCAACTGCATTTTCCAAGGCTAACTCAAGAATCATTTGGAAGAAATCGAGCTGAATCAAGGGACAGTTTTCGAAAGGCAAATTTTCTGATAAAGCAAGAACTTTCTCTAGTGCTTCAACTTTCGTCTCAAATGTAGATTCCTTTGACTGAAGATTATGCTTGAGAATAACAAATGAATCATCGACTGTTTGAAAGTAATCAAGATCATAACCATGGCTGCAGTTTATTTGAAGCCATTGATCGATCAAATGGCGAAGAGTCGTGTTTGGTACAATAGAAGAATCATGAAGCTTCTGCATTGTAACAGGACAAGTTGAATTACCAGAAGAAAGCCATTTTTCAATGCTGGATCTATCATATGTTTGGCCTGTGCATAAAGTGACTGGATCTTTAAATAAATCTAGACTTATTGGACACCTAAACAAGGGAGGAATTCCCATATCAGGCTCCTCCATTGGATAAAAAATTCCAAGAATCAATTATATACTTGAAGGATTCAAGTAAATACGAAAACTTTGAAGTGGGATTTTAGTTTAAGTCTAAAGGGGGTGTGTAGAAATGACAATAGAGTTAGAACATTGAGTTTTTACGAATAACAAAATGAACTGTCTGAGAGACATTTGAATGGATAAGCCAAGAACGATCAGAACTTTACTTGACTATGTAAGATTATAAGAATCCTTATAAACTGTTCTGTCTATCTATAGATTCAAGAAAGTAGAAAAAAATGGTGGAAGAGTAGGCCAAAGATTGTGAGTTTGAAGAGGAACAAAGCACATGAAATGAGGGAAGTAGTAGGCCAAATGTTAGTGGGAAGATTGAAAAATCAGAAGAGAACAAAGAGATACAGACACAAGAGTTGGCTAAAAGGAGGAGTAGGCCTTATCTAAGTAAAGCAAAAAAGATTGGTAGATTGCAACTAATGACATAGAATCATTTTAGTAAGAGAGAGTGAGTGGGACCACTTTTTGTCTTTTTTGGCAATAAATTATCACTACAGTCAAACTGACCCACTTAAAATACAACCATCAAAAATTCATGTCTTTGAACTTTGAATCCCCAAATTTATACTTGTTTGAATTAGAAAGATGTGACACCTACtttatcacaaaaaaaaaaaaaactgttagtatgtttttgaaaaaagaacaaacaaaagCCATATCTTTGTCTGCATACTTATTATTTAAGTATT
Encoded proteins:
- the LOC132639975 gene encoding U-box domain-containing protein 26-like, with the translated sequence MEEPDMGIPPLFRCPISLDLFKDPVTLCTGQTYDRSSIEKWLSSGNSTCPVTMQKLHDSSIVPNTTLRHLIDQWLQINCSHGYDLDYFQTVDDSFVILKHNLQSKESTFETKVEALEKVLALSENLPFENCPLIQLDFFQMILELALENAVESSNFEDNLMFVEKALSCGLKLLPFSDLGTLNMLKEDESKFTNFLILFKKGTFFIKKSLCHFILTISSSLQLKELLSMLGKSKILIQELLHLIENKLDGSEESIRALYALSSLDQNREVIVKESAVKALITYIMNTPKCLLYRSFLAPIMAMKTIETLLVVQSAKEEVLNHPNGVSEIVKMVFRVSSDNEASESAVNCLIILCQDLMDAREEAICCGVLTKLLLLLQSQCTERTKNKARMLLKLLRSMCTGDQKQAF